The window ACATACGCAAGGCAGTTTCTCCTGATCAAAAAAAGCCGAAAACCACATCGCATGATTTTCATGTTTTTCTGGTCCGTCCTGAAATCGCCTTGCGCAATAGATACAAGTCGGACAAACCATCTTCCGCTCCGTCACAGATGATTCAACGAGAAACACCAGCCAGATCTTCGACGAATCACAGTTTACAGTTAATACCAGGGGAAAAGGGCTTACTCCAATTGGGGCTGACTGAACACAGCAAAAAGACATTAACGCCTGAATCGAAAGAAACAAAAATTATTTTAGTTGGTGTGCTTAGGACAAACAGCGATTCATCGACAGATCTCGGGGATCCCCGGGCATCACGGAGGGAAATCTCTGAAAATAAATCAGTCAAATTTACTCTGCTCAGGATAACTCCGGAAAACAGTGAAATGACCACGATGCCCACTGAGGATAACGCTGAACCTTCTGATGCATCGAAGAAGGCGAAGAAATTCGAAATCGAGTCACCCGCAAACCCAAAAATCGGGAAAGCAAAACCCGACGGCTTTGCCACGATAGTGAAAAGTGGTGACAGGAATACTGATGGAAAACAGCCGAATTCATTGCGTAGTAAAAAATATCAAGCTGCGTTAAACGGTGCTGATAATTCGTGGAAACCTTTAGATGGATACCAGGGAATACAAAGCCCGGATTCCCGGAAACTGGACAATACATCGTCCCTTAGTACAGCGAACATTCAGCCAAACGCATCCACCAAAAGTGAAGATGTTAAAATACAACAAACCGCCATAAAATCAGGTGATACTTCTGGATTATCTAAAGAATTACTTAAGGTTGATAAAAATCAATATAGCCCAGCTATACCCCTTAAAAATACGGAAAAAGCTACTACCACGAAAAGTACACTGACTTTTAAAACGAAAACGACAGAATCGCTGAACGTTGATACGAGCCGGATTCCTAAAACGGAACTTTCCACTCCGATGACAAAAGACGAGATACCTATCCAGTCTGCAAAAGTCGTTACCAGCAGCAAAGGCGCAGTATCTCAGATCAATGACTATGAGCTTCGGAGCTTGTCGAATCTTCTGGAAAAAATGAACGGTATTATAACTACCAAAGAAAAATTCGATCGACCGGATATGGAAAGACAGGTTTTGCTCGGTTCGTCAAAGCGGTCGGTGAAAGCAGCGATCCAAAGGAAACCCAACGAAAGCACGGTGTCCGATTTAACCTCCGTTCATATACCAAAAAGTGGGGGATCCGCAGACGGCGATCACCGAATTTTACACAGAGCAGTACAATCGTCTGGAACTGATCCAATACGAACCGGGCATGTTGCTCATCCAGTACAAGCACAGGATACGGTTGACCAAAAAAATACGACAAAAAATGTGACACAGCAATTCCAGGTAATCACGACCAAAGCCAACGCGGCGATGGTGCAGGCGGAAACGCCATTGAAAATGAAACCTTCGGTAAAAACCGAGAATCCGAAAGGTGAAAAAAAGCATGGTTTTCGGGCTGTCACCGAAAAACCGCAATCCGGGCCCGCCGAAAAGCGCCAATACCGATTTCCATTGGCAGACAAATCCTACCAGCCCATATCAGCAGCTGAAATTGCCCGGTCCGATTCAAGCGAAAAAGAGACGAGCCTGTCTGCGATAAAAGATGCATTGGGTTTGGTCGACGGTGAAAGCAGCAGCCAGAGTGGATTATTTTCCCAGGCGTTGTCCGACGCAGGCCAGAATGCCGGAATGGCGAAAATGGCTCCCGAACAATCCATTATGACTCAGGTCATTGAACGTATACAATCTATTACGCAACAGGTGAAATCGTTTAACGCCTCACAACAGGTGCAGAATATTAACGCACAAATTCAGCTGAAGCCGGCCACTCTGGGTTCTGTACTCTTAAGCCTGAAATTCAGCGAAAATACTCTGCAGGGAACGATATACACCTCATCAAATGAAACAAAGCAGACCATCGAAAAACAGATGCCGGTCATCCGGGAAGCGATCCAACACCACAACGTGGCGCTCAATGATATCAAGGTGGAAGTACGCCCGGATATGCAACAGGAACAGCGCCAGTCCTTTGCCGATCAATTCATGCGGGAACACTCCCAGTCCGGGACCGAACGAGATGCACGCCAGGCGGCCGGGTCGTCACTCAACCGCGGTACCGGAATCGAAACCCAGGTCGATCAGGAACCCACTCAACCGTTTCATCCCACAGGCACCGGTGGGAGTATTGAGTTTTACGCCTGACGAGAGGCAGAGTATTTTAGTATTATAAGTCTCGAGCACTGCGCATCCGTTTTCGGCTATTCCTGTTCAATTTTGGTTTCATAAATTATTTCCTTTTATCTCTTCAATCTTCATTTTCCATTCTACAATTTCCTTCATGCCGAATAACCGCTAAAGCGGTCACCGTCAACAGGTTTCCCCTATACCCCTATACCTATTTATATGTTTTACCCGACCTCCTCACCGGAAAAACTAACCTATCCGGAATAGCAGGTTAGACCAGTGTGGAAATTTTTACAGCACAGCGCCGGGGAGAAGGAATAATCTTCCGGCCGGAATAAAATTCGCCCGATATTTCCCAAAAACTCTATCCGCTAACTCCAGTAATCACAGTATGTAGCAATTAATTTTGCGAAACGACCATCTTTGGCATACGGCTTGCCTAATTATTGTACGAGAGAATAAAACGAAAGGAGCAGTAATGCAGATTCCATTAGTAGGAGGCACCGGGAACACTTCCCAGTCCGGACAGTCCGGGCAGTCGGAGTCAGTTCCGGGAGGCGAAATGGATAAACAGGCATTTCTCCAGCTCCTGGTAACGCAGATGCGGCACCAGGATCCGATGGATCCGATGAAAGGCCAGGAGTACGCAGCCCAGCTTGCCCAGTTTAGTTCGGTGGAACAGCTGACAAACCTGAACGATCGGTTTGATCAGATGCAACAGAGTAATGTGCAGTTAAGCCGTTCTATTTCCAATACCCTGGCGGCGACCATCGTTGGAAAGCGGATTCAGGCAGTTGGTAACGCCGTCGCTTACAATGAGGGTGAGGATACATCGATACGTTTCAACCTGGAAAATGCTGCTAAGGAGGTAAAACTCACCATCCGGGACAGCAACGACCAAGTGGTAAAAACTGAAAATCTCGGAAGTATGCTGGCCGGTGAGCAGGAATACCAGTGGAATGGCCGGTATAATTTGTTGGGACGCGCGGATGATGGTGAGACGTTTACCTACACCATCGAAGCCACCGATCGAGAAGGGAACAAGGTAAGCACCAATACCTTTACCCAGGGAAAAATTTCGGCGGTGGAGTATGGGAACGGCGGTCAGCTCTACTTTCTGCTGGGCAACATGCGGGTCTCGGCCGGGAACGTTCACCGGATTTACGATGGTGGCTAGTTCCTACAGAGCCTGACAAAGGAGAAAATACGTGGAAATCCAGCAATTACAACAGATTCAGCAGGGCCGGAATATTGGCAGGATTCAGCGGCCGGATTTGCCTGGAACTGCTCAGCCCACCAAGACATCTGATGGGAAGAGTTTCCAGGAACTGTTGAACGAACGCATTGCCGGCCAGGAGGAGACAGTCAAATTCTCCTCCCACGCGCAACAGCGAATTCAGCAGCGAAAAATTCCGTTCGGTCCCGACGACCTGAACCTGCTCTCCGATGCGATCACGAAAGCTGCGGAGAAAGGTTCAAAAGAGTCGCTGGTACTGATGGACAGTAAGGCATTTGTTGTCAGTGTACCCAATCGAACGGTTATAACGGCTGTGGATCGGGCGCAAATGCAGGACAATGTCTTTACGAACATCGATTCCACAGTATTGCTGTAAATGAAAATACTAACAGAAAAACATCCCGGCGCAAAGTGACTGGACCTCTATGAGGAAGTCTGTTTCCGCCGACCGATTGACGCGGAACACCGTGACCGGGAAAGCAACAGGAGGTCAGAAATGATACGATCCCTTTTTGGTGGAGTATCGGGATTACGCAACCATCAGACGCTGATGGATGTAATTGGTAACAACATCGCTAACGTGAACACCGTAGGATTTAAAAAAGGTCGCGTCACATTCAAGGAATCGCTGGCGCTGATGATGCAGGGAGCCCAGAGCGCGACGGAAAACATCGGTGGAAAAAACCCGGTCCAGATTGGCCTGGGGATGGAAGTCGGCAGTATCGACTCGGTCTTTTCCCAGGGAAACCTCGAGAATACCGGTCAAACGACCGACATGGCAATTCAGGGTGACAGTTTCTTTGTGGTGAGCGACGGTAACCGGCAGTATTTCACCCGGGCCGGCAACTTTCAACTCGACGCGAACGGCCGGCTTGTGAACCCCAATAACGGCTTTGTGTTGCAAGGGAAAATGGCTGATTCCCAGGGGAGTATCTCCGAAGGAACGGCTGTGGATGACATTGTTTTGCCTTTTGGTACAAAGATCCCTGCAAAGGCGACCAGCGAAGTGAGCCTCTCCGGAAACCTGGATGCAGCCGGGCCTGCCAAGGGCACAATCCTTGACTCCGATGGCATTTATGCCGTGGAAGGTGGGGCATCTGACATCAACGGACTCTTACGCGTCGATGCCAGCAATGGCGATTACTCACAGATCCAGGGTATGGCGCCGAATTCAACCACGGTGACGCTCCGAATCGACGACGGCGATCCGAAAGTTTATACCTACGTAGAAAACGACATCGGTACAAATGATGATTTCTTTCATACCATTGATGATTTGATGGCAGAAATCGAAAACGATCTGTCCGCGAATTATACAATCGCAATGAATAGTAGCGGTCAAATCGACATTACCGAGGCCGGTGGAAGTGGCGAAACGATAAACTTTTCCAGCTCGAATTCGGACCTGGACAGAGCGCTGTCAGCATTGAATGGCACGTATAGCGATTCGAGTCAGCAAAGCGATGAGTTTTCGCACGTGGCGACTTCCGGCGACAACCTGATCGACCTTCGGAATCTGCAGGGGGTGAGTCTTGGGCTCTCCACAGGTGACGATATCACCATCAACGGTAAAGTCGGCGGTGAGTCCATTACCACTGCGAGTAAAACCGTCGGTACTGATGTAACAACATATGGTGAATATGCCAACGCCGTAGAAATTGCATTGGGAATTAATAACGCAGATGGTGTGGCAATTGATGAAGATGACGGATCTGTCACAATAAACGGGGATGGCGGTACAGTGAATGCCATATCCGATGTAGATATCTCCGCTGATTCCGGTGGAAGCGCCGTGACAGCATTTAATGCCATCTTCGATGACACCACAGGCAACTACTTCGCGCGTCAGGATGCTCAGGACTATACCCAGAACGCTTCGATCACCATCTACGACTCCAAGGGTGATTCCCATATCCTGACCTTCGAATTCACTAAAAATCCGGTGGAAGTGAACAAATGGAGTTGGGAAGCCTCGGTAGGGACAGAAGGCGCCTCCATCCTGAGTGGAAGTTCGGGGGTTATCACATTCGACAGCGACGGTAACCTGGATACCTTCACCTACGATGGCGGTTTCCAATCCCTGAAGATGGCTCCGGGCAACGGCGCCGGCATCATGGACCTGGATGTTGATCCGGGAACATTTGATACCATCGACGGACTTTCCCAGTTTGCAGGATCGGCGAATGCCATCGTGGATTCCCAGGATGGGTATACTTCCGGCGATCTCAGCGATATGACCATCGATGACGCCGGAAAGGTCACCGGCTTTTTCAACAATGGTGTCACCAGAGATCTGGCGCAAATCGTGCTGGCTTCCTTTAACAATCCTAATGGTTTGGTCAGAAGTGGCGATAATATGTATGAGGTCTCCGGTAATTCCGGACAGCCCGTAGTCGGAAAGCCGGGTGAAACAATTCAGTCCTCCATTTCCAGTGGATCGTTGGAACAGTCCAATGTGGAACTGGCTGAAGAGTTCACCAAGATGATTGTCGCCCAGCGTGGTTTCCAAGCAAACGCCAGGGTGCTCACGGTGAGTGACCAGCTGCTGCAGGAGGTCGTTGGGCTGAAACGGTAACCTGAGATAAACACTGTGGATCGGCATCCCGCTTTAATCAGGCGGGATGCCGCTCTCCCACAATACAGCTGGGGTTTATGGATTTTGCGACGTTAATCGGAGTGGTAGCCGGGGTCACCCTGGTTTTTTTCTCCATTTTCAATGGGGGTGGGGGAAGTACATTCCTGGAAATAAATTCTCTTCTGATCGTATTGGGGGGAACGCTTTCGGCAACTTTCATCAATTTTAAAATCAAGGATGTGTTGGGGGTTTTTACGGTGGTTAAAAATGCTTTCGCCAATCAGGAGGTAGTATATCACCAAATTCTGGAAGAAATGGTGAATCTCTCCATGATTGCCAGGCGCGAAGGAATCCTGGCCATCGAGAATGCGGCGGAAGACCTGGATGACGAGTTTATGAAGCGGGGGCTGCTCCTGTCAGTCGATGGTCTGGAGCCGGAAATGATCCGGAATATCATGGAGTCGGAGGTGAATAGCCTCGAGGAACGACATGGACGCGGTCAACAGATTATGAAGAGCATGGGAACCTATGCTCCGGCGTTCGGAATGATTGGAACGCTTATTGGGCTCATTAAGATGCTCCAGACACTGGACGATCCCACCCAAATTGGCGCCGGAATGGCAGTTGCGTTGGTTACGACCTTTTACGGTGCACTGTTGGCCAACC is drawn from Candidatus Neomarinimicrobiota bacterium and contains these coding sequences:
- a CDS encoding flagellar hook-length control protein FliK, which translates into the protein MRFSTQNITNELTDKSGYTPEPVGKSGDLFAALLGKLTGTKVLNNDTGNHLLDSKLNELSKVINKLSVGEESQQKLGKNLIANQIIDITGISGKELGAVLGINGTSKMLDGLVEQLINLLESGKFGQDLLRSVGKEAEGIVIPVKLPEKTTTADAVEQQNRPEQKYGLLYIRKAVSPDQKKPKTTSHDFHVFLVRPEIALRNRYKSDKPSSAPSQMIQRETPARSSTNHSLQLIPGEKGLLQLGLTEHSKKTLTPESKETKIILVGVLRTNSDSSTDLGDPRASRREISENKSVKFTLLRITPENSEMTTMPTEDNAEPSDASKKAKKFEIESPANPKIGKAKPDGFATIVKSGDRNTDGKQPNSLRSKKYQAALNGADNSWKPLDGYQGIQSPDSRKLDNTSSLSTANIQPNASTKSEDVKIQQTAIKSGDTSGLSKELLKVDKNQYSPAIPLKNTEKATTTKSTLTFKTKTTESLNVDTSRIPKTELSTPMTKDEIPIQSAKVVTSSKGAVSQINDYELRSLSNLLEKMNGIITTKEKFDRPDMERQVLLGSSKRSVKAAIQRKPNESTVSDLTSVHIPKSGGSADGDHRILHRAVQSSGTDPIRTGHVAHPVQAQDTVDQKNTTKNVTQQFQVITTKANAAMVQAETPLKMKPSVKTENPKGEKKHGFRAVTEKPQSGPAEKRQYRFPLADKSYQPISAAEIARSDSSEKETSLSAIKDALGLVDGESSSQSGLFSQALSDAGQNAGMAKMAPEQSIMTQVIERIQSITQQVKSFNASQQVQNINAQIQLKPATLGSVLLSLKFSENTLQGTIYTSSNETKQTIEKQMPVIREAIQHHNVALNDIKVEVRPDMQQEQRQSFADQFMREHSQSGTERDARQAAGSSLNRGTGIETQVDQEPTQPFHPTGTGGSIEFYA
- a CDS encoding flagellar hook assembly protein FlgD produces the protein MQIPLVGGTGNTSQSGQSGQSESVPGGEMDKQAFLQLLVTQMRHQDPMDPMKGQEYAAQLAQFSSVEQLTNLNDRFDQMQQSNVQLSRSISNTLAATIVGKRIQAVGNAVAYNEGEDTSIRFNLENAAKEVKLTIRDSNDQVVKTENLGSMLAGEQEYQWNGRYNLLGRADDGETFTYTIEATDREGNKVSTNTFTQGKISAVEYGNGGQLYFLLGNMRVSAGNVHRIYDGG
- a CDS encoding flagellar hook-basal body complex protein; this encodes MIRSLFGGVSGLRNHQTLMDVIGNNIANVNTVGFKKGRVTFKESLALMMQGAQSATENIGGKNPVQIGLGMEVGSIDSVFSQGNLENTGQTTDMAIQGDSFFVVSDGNRQYFTRAGNFQLDANGRLVNPNNGFVLQGKMADSQGSISEGTAVDDIVLPFGTKIPAKATSEVSLSGNLDAAGPAKGTILDSDGIYAVEGGASDINGLLRVDASNGDYSQIQGMAPNSTTVTLRIDDGDPKVYTYVENDIGTNDDFFHTIDDLMAEIENDLSANYTIAMNSSGQIDITEAGGSGETINFSSSNSDLDRALSALNGTYSDSSQQSDEFSHVATSGDNLIDLRNLQGVSLGLSTGDDITINGKVGGESITTASKTVGTDVTTYGEYANAVEIALGINNADGVAIDEDDGSVTINGDGGTVNAISDVDISADSGGSAVTAFNAIFDDTTGNYFARQDAQDYTQNASITIYDSKGDSHILTFEFTKNPVEVNKWSWEASVGTEGASILSGSSGVITFDSDGNLDTFTYDGGFQSLKMAPGNGAGIMDLDVDPGTFDTIDGLSQFAGSANAIVDSQDGYTSGDLSDMTIDDAGKVTGFFNNGVTRDLAQIVLASFNNPNGLVRSGDNMYEVSGNSGQPVVGKPGETIQSSISSGSLEQSNVELAEEFTKMIVAQRGFQANARVLTVSDQLLQEVVGLKR
- a CDS encoding flagellar motor protein → MDFATLIGVVAGVTLVFFSIFNGGGGSTFLEINSLLIVLGGTLSATFINFKIKDVLGVFTVVKNAFANQEVVYHQILEEMVNLSMIARREGILAIENAAEDLDDEFMKRGLLLSVDGLEPEMIRNIMESEVNSLEERHGRGQQIMKSMGTYAPAFGMIGTLIGLIKMLQTLDDPTQIGAGMAVALVTTFYGALLANLLFLPIAGKLETLSEAEVGQREMIIEGILSIQSGENPRVIEQKLNTYIPPKMRSDKSVLDKARDTEDVKAAA